The proteins below are encoded in one region of Paenibacillus albus:
- a CDS encoding divergent PAP2 family protein, translating into MPLVTALISIVAAQTLKIPIHLLTKRSLNLKIAVSTGGMPSSHSAAVCSLAASVGLVDGFHSSIFAIAVLFSVITMYDAMGIRRHAGTHATILNRIIRLFPAHSNELQEDGALKEMLGHRPIEVCAGALLGVVIGILMN; encoded by the coding sequence ATTCCGCTAGTAACTGCGTTAATATCCATTGTTGCTGCTCAAACGTTGAAGATACCGATCCATTTACTAACTAAGCGGTCATTGAATTTGAAAATTGCGGTTAGCACTGGGGGAATGCCGAGTTCGCACTCTGCGGCCGTGTGTTCTCTAGCTGCTTCTGTTGGATTGGTGGATGGATTCCATTCCAGCATTTTTGCAATTGCGGTCCTATTCAGCGTGATCACGATGTATGATGCGATGGGTATCCGCAGACATGCTGGGACACATGCGACAATTTTGAACCGAATTATTCGTTTATTCCCTGCCCATTCGAATGAGTTGCAAGAGGATGGGGCTTTGAAAGAGATGCTGGGTCATCGCCCTATTGAAGTATGTGCAGGTGCTCTGCTTGGTGTAGTAATTGGTATATTAATGAATTAA
- a CDS encoding alkaline phosphatase family protein, with the protein MKHIKSYSVVLLLFTILTGCSEAPTRLSSINSSKTDVELAAVKKSKFPEIPVKHIVIVIEENHSYKQIVNSPNAPYMNKLIKQGALFTNAYAIMHPSQPNYIALFSGSTQGVKDDSCKKPFQTDNLGHQLMKANLTFVGYSEDLPRVGFTGCTYKGYGRKHNPWVQFTNIPAKLNQPFSTFQNQQFDKLPTVSFVIPNHQDDMHDGTVKEADEWLKGNMSAYADWAMRHQSLLILTWDEDDFSKKNQIPVIMVGPMIKPGKYSERVNHYNVLRTIEDLYGLNRLGASRNAAPITSVWK; encoded by the coding sequence ATGAAGCATATAAAAAGTTACAGCGTAGTTTTATTGCTGTTCACAATACTTACAGGATGCAGTGAAGCACCTACACGCTTAAGTTCAATAAATTCAAGCAAAACGGATGTAGAACTAGCTGCTGTTAAGAAATCAAAATTCCCTGAGATACCGGTTAAACACATTGTAATTGTTATTGAAGAGAACCACTCTTATAAACAGATCGTGAACAGTCCGAATGCGCCATATATGAACAAGCTGATTAAGCAAGGGGCATTATTTACGAATGCATACGCGATTATGCATCCTTCTCAACCAAACTACATTGCTTTGTTCTCAGGTTCGACGCAAGGTGTGAAGGATGACTCCTGCAAGAAGCCGTTTCAGACAGATAACTTGGGTCATCAGTTAATGAAAGCGAATCTGACTTTTGTAGGATATTCAGAAGATTTACCTCGAGTTGGGTTCACGGGTTGTACCTATAAAGGATATGGCCGCAAACATAATCCTTGGGTGCAGTTCACGAATATTCCGGCGAAGCTAAACCAACCGTTCAGCACATTCCAAAACCAACAGTTTGATAAACTGCCAACGGTATCCTTCGTCATCCCCAATCACCAAGACGATATGCATGATGGAACGGTCAAGGAAGCCGACGAATGGTTGAAGGGAAATATGAGTGCATATGCGGACTGGGCCATGAGGCACCAAAGCTTACTCATCCTAACATGGGATGAAGATGATTTTTCCAAGAAGAATCAGATTCCAGTTATTATGGTTGGACCAATGATTAAACCAGGCAAATACAGCGAACGGGTCAATCATTACAATGTTTTGCGCACAATTGAAGATCTTTACGGACTGAATCGATTAGGAGCGAGTCGTAACGCTGCGCCAATTACGAGTGTTTGGAAGTAA
- a CDS encoding ABC transporter ATP-binding protein — MTEVLKVNGLTKRIDQRTIVEDISFSVQKGEIFGLLGPNGAGKTTTIRMLVGLAKPTAGTVQICGHDVQTARRFAMQEIGTIVENPELYPYLSGFENLIQFARLSGVVDMLRVAAIIRLVGLEERIHDKVRRYSLGMRQRLGLAQALLHDPSLLILDEPTNGLDPSGIREFRDLLLQLTKQGKSILISSHLLAELEMMCDRVGVINRGKWVTTATLADLRRGSMNDRLTIEVNAPEDALRLLKSVHPELQIFRGEGNEIDILEYDDILNHVLSTLIQNNVEIHNIDRKKQTLEDVFLQMTGGATA, encoded by the coding sequence ATGACAGAAGTGCTGAAAGTAAACGGGTTAACGAAACGAATTGATCAAAGAACCATCGTGGAGGATATCTCATTCTCGGTGCAGAAAGGAGAGATCTTCGGCCTGCTGGGACCGAATGGTGCAGGAAAGACAACGACTATTCGGATGCTTGTCGGACTTGCTAAGCCTACTGCAGGAACTGTACAAATTTGCGGACACGATGTACAGACAGCTAGGCGATTCGCCATGCAAGAAATCGGAACGATTGTAGAGAACCCGGAATTATATCCTTACTTATCGGGATTTGAGAATTTGATCCAGTTTGCCAGATTGTCAGGTGTTGTCGATATGCTGCGTGTAGCAGCAATAATACGACTTGTTGGATTAGAAGAACGCATTCATGATAAAGTTCGCCGTTATTCCTTGGGAATGAGACAGCGACTAGGACTTGCCCAAGCCTTATTACATGATCCATCGCTGCTCATCCTGGACGAGCCAACGAATGGTCTAGATCCTAGTGGTATCCGTGAATTTCGTGATTTGTTATTGCAATTGACAAAACAAGGAAAGAGCATCCTTATCTCGAGTCATCTGCTTGCAGAATTAGAGATGATGTGTGATCGGGTAGGTGTCATTAATCGAGGAAAATGGGTCACAACAGCAACACTTGCAGATTTGCGCCGCGGATCAATGAATGACCGATTAACAATAGAAGTAAACGCACCTGAGGATGCGCTTCGCCTCCTCAAATCGGTACATCCGGAACTTCAGATATTCAGAGGGGAAGGGAATGAGATCGATATCCTTGAATACGACGATATTCTGAATCATGTCCTCTCCACTCTCATTCAGAACAATGTTGAAATCCATAATATCGATCGTAAGAAACAGACCCTGGAGGATGTATTCTTGCAAATGACCGGAGGAGCGACGGCATGA
- a CDS encoding ABC transporter permease subunit, with amino-acid sequence MNELIRIVQNEWTKLIRRRRFLVVLLLGVVLVSIYTYAEHYQAVSQIHNADPVVQKQEISDRIQRLQSRLTTDTSMTEADKANIKDRIKSLNQSIDQLNGPQPDQSVFDANRTQQAIDSLNKEIAGLTPDKEVELGDLQMQVQLQQYTLDHKLPMVIDHDPQITAWSAINTLLDIGSQLFIPLLCVLLAADMVSGEQTGGTIKLLLTRPASRGKILLAKYLTSITAAVLVVAIILAVLTGLSIITFGTGGASQPVAVGVAYHGVTEMIRGSMTHTAAADPASMSIVTAAHFSFTAMLLTLAATIAMCTLGFFCSVLLRSAAVSTGVAMAVIILGTIVVHIISGVKWMQYFITANFGLPSAWTGDLSSQFGFPVNLSSSLAILLGWTIVLYAVGHALFTRRDVLG; translated from the coding sequence ATGAATGAGTTGATTCGAATTGTTCAGAATGAATGGACGAAGTTAATTCGCCGCAGACGGTTCCTGGTTGTGTTGTTACTTGGCGTCGTGCTGGTTTCTATTTATACCTATGCAGAGCATTATCAAGCGGTTAGTCAGATACACAATGCTGACCCGGTTGTTCAGAAACAAGAAATATCCGATCGTATTCAGCGGCTACAGTCTAGATTAACAACGGACACAAGCATGACGGAAGCGGATAAAGCGAATATCAAGGATCGGATCAAATCGTTGAATCAAAGCATCGATCAACTTAACGGGCCGCAACCTGATCAATCGGTATTTGATGCGAATCGAACGCAGCAAGCGATTGATTCTCTGAACAAAGAGATTGCGGGACTGACACCTGATAAAGAGGTAGAGCTTGGCGATCTCCAGATGCAGGTACAATTGCAGCAATATACGCTTGATCATAAGCTCCCGATGGTTATTGATCATGACCCGCAAATTACAGCTTGGAGCGCGATTAATACTTTGCTTGATATCGGAAGTCAATTGTTCATTCCATTACTCTGTGTCCTTCTCGCAGCTGATATGGTATCCGGTGAGCAAACAGGCGGTACAATCAAGCTCTTGCTCACACGTCCAGCTTCTAGGGGCAAGATCTTGCTGGCAAAATATCTGACTTCGATAACAGCGGCTGTACTGGTAGTAGCCATTATACTAGCTGTGTTGACCGGATTGTCCATAATAACCTTTGGAACTGGAGGGGCGAGTCAACCAGTTGCAGTAGGCGTGGCGTATCATGGTGTAACAGAGATGATTCGAGGCTCAATGACACACACAGCCGCAGCGGATCCTGCAAGTATGTCTATTGTGACGGCAGCACATTTCAGCTTCACAGCGATGCTGCTTACACTTGCTGCAACAATCGCCATGTGTACGCTTGGCTTCTTCTGTTCCGTGCTGCTCCGTTCAGCTGCAGTGAGCACAGGGGTGGCCATGGCAGTCATTATTCTCGGGACGATTGTGGTTCATATTATCTCCGGCGTGAAGTGGATGCAATATTTCATTACCGCTAATTTCGGACTTCCATCGGCCTGGACAGGTGATTTGTCATCGCAATTTGGTTTCCCGGTTAACTTGAGCAGCAGTTTAGCAATCTTGTTAGGTTGGACGATCGTTCTCTATGCGGTTGGACATGCGTTGTTTACTCGCCGTGATGTTCTAGGTTAG
- a CDS encoding HAMP domain-containing sensor histidine kinase — MHIKHKLAALTSLLIIILFVGYSLIQYNSVSGWMLDAQKDTLRMSADQIKTYFSEQEEGFDTERLEETKRFMERFVQTNQMFRLLDNSGHVIMVLTNNLPADWVPIRSSDLETLSRYTHGQDHLLVIRAPINTEAFKGYLEFASNLENIDAIKYRLKQLMIVLGILGIAVSAIGGFFLAWRLLRPLDRLATVMATIQKKGLSERVEYHNNGDELARLSAIFNEMMDALELSFNRQSQFVEDASHEFRTPIAIIEGHLKLLNRWGKDDPAVREESIAAALQETVRLRKLANQLLDLAGDSSPKLGHQANPIDPSSVIQMVVRNYQVLYPHFEIESYLQEGSHLRIDPHHLEQILIIIMDNAIQHSNEDKHIRLVLQSEAECIIISIRDHGAGIPPESLPHLFERFYRVDSSRERKRGGSGLGLAIAKRITETNSGTIVLNSELGKGTVVTLTFPRAKP; from the coding sequence ATGCATATCAAGCATAAGCTAGCCGCTCTAACTTCTCTTTTGATCATCATTCTCTTCGTAGGATACAGTCTTATCCAATATAACTCAGTATCTGGATGGATGTTAGATGCGCAAAAGGATACACTCCGAATGTCTGCAGATCAAATTAAGACCTATTTCTCCGAACAAGAAGAAGGGTTTGATACGGAACGTCTTGAGGAAACGAAACGATTCATGGAACGTTTCGTTCAAACCAATCAGATGTTCAGACTTCTCGATAATAGCGGCCATGTCATCATGGTCCTGACAAACAACTTGCCGGCTGATTGGGTCCCCATCCGATCTTCAGATCTCGAAACACTTTCCAGATATACGCACGGACAAGATCACTTGCTTGTTATTCGCGCTCCTATTAACACGGAGGCTTTCAAGGGATACTTGGAATTCGCAAGTAATCTTGAAAACATCGACGCAATAAAGTATCGATTAAAGCAGCTCATGATCGTACTCGGCATTCTGGGCATTGCCGTTAGTGCGATCGGAGGTTTTTTCTTAGCTTGGCGCTTACTCCGGCCATTAGATCGCTTGGCAACTGTGATGGCAACTATTCAAAAGAAAGGTTTAAGCGAGCGTGTCGAATACCATAATAACGGTGACGAGCTCGCGCGATTATCTGCAATCTTTAATGAGATGATGGATGCGCTTGAGCTTTCTTTTAATCGGCAAAGCCAATTTGTTGAGGATGCTTCCCACGAATTCCGCACCCCGATTGCAATTATTGAAGGCCATCTGAAATTGCTAAATCGTTGGGGTAAGGATGATCCCGCTGTACGAGAAGAATCGATTGCTGCAGCTCTACAAGAGACCGTCAGACTGCGCAAACTCGCCAATCAGTTGTTAGATTTGGCTGGTGATTCTAGTCCGAAGCTAGGGCATCAGGCCAATCCGATTGATCCATCGTCAGTTATCCAAATGGTTGTTCGTAATTATCAGGTTCTATATCCCCATTTTGAAATTGAATCGTATTTACAGGAAGGATCACATTTACGAATTGATCCCCATCATCTGGAGCAGATATTAATTATTATTATGGACAATGCCATTCAGCATTCAAATGAAGATAAGCATATTCGCTTGGTTCTTCAGTCTGAGGCTGAATGTATCATAATTTCGATTAGAGATCACGGCGCAGGTATTCCTCCAGAGAGTCTCCCCCACTTATTCGAGCGCTTCTATCGTGTCGACTCTTCACGAGAGAGAAAGCGCGGTGGATCTGGCCTGGGGTTAGCCATAGCTAAACGTATCACCGAAACAAACTCCGGGACGATTGTGTTGAACAGTGAACTAGGAAAAGGCACTGTAGTGACCTTGACTTTTCCTAGGGCAAAGCCATAG
- a CDS encoding response regulator transcription factor yields MRKILLIEDEPNFARFLELELKHEGFDVTVMHDGREGFDLASGRDWDMLLLDLMLPGLSGIEICRRLRSQKSKTPIIMLTARNSVIDRVTGLDSGADDYLPKPFEIEELLARMRAMFRRIDDDKAEESDSNILLFQDLQVDLPSRTVSRLGEEILFTKREFDLLLVLIRNANNVLSRDQLLDLVWGFESGVETNIVDVYIRYVRQKLGDGDKYIQTVRGVGYIMKR; encoded by the coding sequence GTGCGCAAGATATTGCTAATTGAAGACGAACCGAACTTTGCTCGCTTCCTCGAACTTGAGCTCAAACACGAGGGTTTCGATGTAACGGTTATGCATGACGGACGAGAAGGCTTTGACCTTGCGAGTGGGCGAGATTGGGACATGCTTTTACTTGATCTCATGCTCCCTGGCCTAAGTGGAATTGAGATATGCCGAAGGCTGCGCAGTCAGAAGAGTAAAACCCCCATCATTATGCTCACCGCTCGTAACAGTGTCATTGATCGGGTAACAGGTCTGGATAGTGGTGCAGATGATTATTTGCCTAAACCGTTTGAAATTGAAGAACTACTCGCCCGGATGAGAGCCATGTTTCGCCGTATAGATGACGATAAAGCTGAAGAATCAGATAGTAATATTCTCCTATTTCAGGATTTGCAAGTCGATCTCCCCTCTCGCACCGTATCTCGACTTGGTGAAGAGATCCTATTTACAAAACGTGAATTTGATCTGCTTCTGGTCCTTATTCGCAACGCTAATAACGTATTAAGTCGTGATCAGCTACTGGACCTTGTTTGGGGCTTCGAGTCCGGGGTTGAAACAAATATTGTAGATGTCTATATTCGCTATGTAAGGCAAAAGCTTGGCGATGGCGATAAATATATTCAAACGGTTCGCGGGGTCGGCTACATAATGAAGAGGTGA
- a CDS encoding glycosyltransferase family 4 protein produces MKILITTDTFSPVINGVVTSVLSLYRELKHAGHDVRILTLSHTGDVMTIGDVYYVKSIPVGVYPDARMKLPFSNRIVREIIGWNPEIIHSQTEFSMMMVSKMIARKLGISHLHTYHTMYENYLDYILGGRIITPSVAAFITKHMFNRLDGIVTASLKTKKALQSYGVNRPIHIIPTGIAVDNFQLSLSGEERASLRAKLSIGDHDRILAFVGRIAEEKNIVELLELLPDVLQSHPNVKLLIVGGGPYWKELKTQISTRGLESHVVLSGMVDPEEVYKYYHLADIFVNASTSETQGLTYIEALSSGCPIVCRYDPCIDDVVEEGFNGFTYTSRHQFATYVDKLLRNDEFRIQMSINAASTARKYSGNVFANQIEDVYMNLLRATRVNRAPFARIIRYITKKR; encoded by the coding sequence ATGAAAATTTTAATCACAACAGATACGTTCTCTCCAGTCATAAACGGGGTTGTTACTTCGGTCCTAAGCTTATATCGTGAGCTGAAACACGCGGGCCATGATGTGCGAATATTAACGTTGTCACATACAGGAGATGTGATGACGATCGGTGATGTTTATTATGTCAAATCCATACCTGTCGGTGTTTACCCAGATGCTAGAATGAAGCTTCCATTCTCCAATCGAATAGTACGTGAAATTATAGGATGGAATCCAGAGATCATACATTCACAAACTGAATTTTCGATGATGATGGTTTCAAAAATGATTGCAAGGAAATTAGGGATTTCACACCTTCATACGTACCATACGATGTATGAGAATTACTTGGATTACATATTAGGCGGAAGAATTATTACCCCTTCGGTAGCTGCCTTTATAACAAAGCATATGTTTAATCGGCTTGACGGGATTGTGACGGCTTCTCTAAAAACCAAAAAGGCGTTGCAAAGTTACGGCGTAAATAGACCCATACACATTATTCCGACTGGCATCGCAGTAGATAACTTCCAGCTTTCTCTCAGTGGTGAAGAGCGAGCTAGTTTAAGAGCTAAGCTGAGTATTGGTGACCATGACCGCATTCTTGCTTTTGTTGGCAGAATTGCTGAGGAGAAGAATATTGTAGAGCTACTAGAACTTCTTCCAGATGTTTTACAGTCACACCCAAATGTAAAGCTCCTAATCGTTGGTGGAGGTCCATATTGGAAAGAGTTAAAGACTCAAATTAGCACTCGCGGGCTTGAGTCTCATGTAGTTCTGTCCGGAATGGTTGATCCTGAAGAAGTGTATAAGTATTATCACTTAGCGGATATCTTTGTCAATGCTTCCACTAGCGAAACGCAAGGATTAACTTACATTGAGGCGCTGAGCAGCGGCTGTCCGATTGTTTGCAGATATGATCCTTGCATTGATGATGTGGTAGAGGAAGGATTCAATGGATTTACATATACATCACGGCATCAGTTTGCCACTTATGTAGACAAGTTGCTCAGGAACGATGAATTCAGAATTCAGATGAGCATTAATGCTGCATCGACCGCGAGAAAGTACTCAGGAAACGTATTTGCCAATCAAATCGAGGATGTGTATATGAATCTGCTCCGAGCAACTCGAGTTAACAGAGCACCGTTCGCACGGATTATTCGCTATATCACCAAGAAGAGATAG
- a CDS encoding lysylphosphatidylglycerol synthase transmembrane domain-containing protein — protein sequence MKNNRFNIIIVVISFCIFFSFVFTHQGAGAMLDNIRGLRLPWIGMAACLLILSWFFEIIVLYIVLKDSQHARNPLLRAFKLQMIGQFFAAISPFSAGSHPAQLFAMKKSGIPVGEAGSMLMIKFMIHQIINILLFATSIILTYHYFEKKIHYFTYLCGVGLMVHGGVLFFTLLVLTNKSLTKRIFQMCLRFLGQVKIVKNPEASYQKLSHELERFHANSKILSQKLRVCFYASIFTCLQYGAYFTIPYCIYRSFGLHSAELWTLLCAQTFLFNFMAAIPLPGAVGGAEGGFYYIYSLYFPSPDILTALLVWRLFSYYAVIAFSCIFALSWTRTKDPVTEIQH from the coding sequence ATGAAGAACAACCGATTTAACATCATCATCGTCGTCATTTCATTTTGCATTTTCTTCTCGTTCGTCTTCACTCATCAGGGTGCTGGTGCGATGTTAGATAACATTAGAGGGCTGCGGCTGCCCTGGATCGGCATGGCGGCATGCCTGCTAATTCTAAGCTGGTTTTTCGAAATAATCGTTCTTTATATCGTTCTCAAGGATAGTCAGCATGCGAGAAACCCGTTGCTGCGAGCGTTCAAGCTTCAGATGATCGGACAATTCTTTGCTGCGATTTCTCCGTTCTCCGCAGGCAGCCATCCTGCCCAACTTTTTGCGATGAAGAAGAGCGGGATACCAGTTGGCGAAGCAGGATCAATGCTAATGATCAAATTCATGATTCATCAAATCATCAATATCCTCCTATTTGCAACATCGATCATACTTACCTATCATTACTTCGAGAAGAAGATACACTACTTCACGTACCTGTGCGGGGTAGGGTTAATGGTTCACGGTGGTGTACTCTTCTTCACTTTACTTGTGCTTACGAACAAATCGCTAACTAAACGAATATTTCAAATGTGTTTGAGATTTCTGGGCCAAGTAAAAATTGTGAAGAACCCTGAAGCTTCGTATCAAAAATTGAGCCATGAACTCGAGCGCTTCCACGCAAATTCAAAGATCTTATCTCAGAAGCTCCGAGTATGCTTCTATGCTTCGATTTTTACATGTTTACAATATGGTGCTTATTTCACGATTCCATACTGCATTTATCGGAGCTTCGGCCTTCACTCGGCCGAGTTATGGACCTTACTCTGCGCCCAGACGTTCTTATTCAATTTCATGGCCGCTATCCCGCTTCCGGGAGCGGTTGGTGGAGCAGAAGGCGGGTTTTACTATATTTATAGCTTGTACTTCCCCTCTCCCGATATTCTAACGGCATTACTTGTTTGGCGTCTTTTCTCCTATTACGCCGTTATCGCCTTCAGTTGTATATTTGCACTTTCTTGGACGAGAACGAAAGATCCGGTGACTGAGATTCAACATTAG
- a CDS encoding glycosyltransferase family 4 protein, with product MPTINMLSSAHKVKGQGVLSAYIEQVKLVETELSPYYRIVNNRFVPGAINHYHTIDLKFFLSLPFAKFFGKTVAYVHFVPDTIDDSLKLPPLIRRFFYAYMLRFYRSVDHIVVVNPYFIDVLKTLGISEEKVTYIPNYVSETRFYRQSPARIALLKQQFGLPKDKFIVLGVGQVQTRKGIMDFIETAKRLPHISFIWAGGFSFGAITEGYKELKKIVDNPPPNVMFTGIIDREDMNDLYNIADLMFLPSYSELFPMSILEALALKLPVLLRDLELYPAILFNHYMKGASVDAFVTAISTLQGKDGYYEYWRDQSRQCHEYYSEHRVALLWREFYDRIQLSEK from the coding sequence ATGCCGACAATCAACATGTTATCTTCTGCCCATAAGGTAAAAGGCCAAGGTGTATTATCCGCATATATCGAACAAGTTAAATTGGTAGAAACGGAATTAAGCCCTTACTATCGAATCGTCAACAACCGCTTTGTGCCCGGAGCAATCAATCACTATCACACGATCGACCTTAAATTCTTCCTCAGTCTCCCCTTCGCAAAGTTTTTTGGAAAGACTGTTGCATACGTCCATTTTGTGCCCGATACAATCGACGATAGTCTGAAGTTACCGCCACTTATTAGAAGATTTTTTTACGCTTACATGCTCCGATTTTATCGTTCCGTCGACCACATTGTCGTCGTTAATCCCTATTTCATTGATGTACTTAAGACGCTCGGAATTAGTGAAGAAAAAGTGACTTATATACCTAATTACGTATCGGAGACGCGCTTTTATCGCCAATCGCCGGCTAGAATTGCTCTATTAAAACAGCAGTTCGGTTTACCGAAAGATAAATTTATCGTACTTGGTGTTGGACAAGTGCAAACCCGAAAAGGAATTATGGATTTCATTGAAACTGCCAAGCGACTTCCTCATATCTCGTTCATTTGGGCAGGCGGATTCTCGTTCGGGGCGATTACAGAAGGATACAAAGAACTGAAGAAGATTGTTGATAATCCTCCTCCAAACGTCATGTTCACAGGCATCATTGATAGGGAAGATATGAATGATCTATATAATATTGCAGATTTAATGTTTCTTCCTTCTTACAGTGAATTATTCCCGATGTCCATTCTTGAGGCTTTAGCATTGAAATTACCAGTATTACTACGGGATTTGGAACTGTACCCCGCCATTCTGTTCAACCATTATATGAAAGGTGCCTCTGTAGATGCATTCGTTACAGCCATTTCTACACTGCAGGGCAAAGATGGATATTATGAGTACTGGCGTGATCAGTCCAGACAGTGTCACGAGTACTATTCCGAGCATCGTGTAGCGCTGTTATGGAGAGAATTCTATGACCGCATTCAGTTATCGGAGAAGTAG
- a CDS encoding Fur family transcriptional regulator, with product MSITKELAAVRDLLEQKGTKLTKQREAIILFLLEHPEQHFTVEEIFTHIKATHPDIGIATIYRSVELYFDLRLVEKLTYDTGICRYSFIKSEDRHLHHNLLCMKCKKVKIIKKIG from the coding sequence ATGTCGATTACGAAAGAACTTGCAGCTGTTCGCGATCTCTTGGAGCAGAAGGGGACTAAATTAACGAAACAGAGAGAAGCAATAATACTCTTCTTGTTAGAGCATCCGGAACAACACTTCACAGTGGAAGAAATCTTCACTCATATAAAGGCGACACACCCGGATATCGGAATTGCAACCATCTATCGAAGTGTGGAATTGTACTTCGATTTAAGGCTGGTCGAGAAGCTCACTTACGATACAGGAATTTGCCGGTACAGTTTTATCAAAAGTGAAGACCGCCATTTGCATCATAATTTGCTGTGCATGAAGTGTAAAAAAGTGAAAATCATTAAAAAGATTGGTTAG
- a CDS encoding FTR1 family iron permease — protein MLKSTWLNSKMFLKPIVSLFIICAIVFMSSTSWAYAASKDVGAQVASTQVEALVNDLNAGNVEASQKDFAAIKKWWVSNKNEIKQRSLNLALEIDKQIAGISLALLTQKLDDASALASNLKFSITNLKDGAFTDNAGKSQMTLTTYIMKLREAGEFVVKKQWSEAQDQVKLLQQQWLTVEGDVVSQSQSVYNDTERDLVLLDGYLSSSSNREQAASIIDRMVNALAPLADAQYSWWDAALIPLREGFEGLLVIGALLMYAKRADSKPARRWVIGGSTAGLLTCVIVGTVVVLLLSSSAFGHNNLLINGWTGVGASILLLYVSYWLHRNSDAKRWKQLLAEKSSRALSGGHMISLALLSYFAILREGLETVIFLIGMANKMSKMELTAGIMTGFGILIIIAIVMIKAGSRLPIRPVFLVSSAIVFYLCFKFMGAGIHSLQMAGVLPATVEDRLPDLASLSLYPSWYSTLPQLIFLAIGCTAIAFSLVSARRQSPAAQ, from the coding sequence TTGTTGAAATCCACTTGGTTAAATTCGAAAATGTTCCTAAAACCAATTGTTAGTCTCTTCATCATTTGTGCAATTGTGTTTATGTCTTCCACAAGCTGGGCGTATGCTGCATCCAAAGATGTAGGAGCACAAGTAGCATCCACTCAAGTCGAAGCACTCGTGAACGATCTGAATGCCGGGAACGTTGAAGCGTCTCAAAAAGATTTCGCAGCCATCAAGAAATGGTGGGTATCCAACAAAAATGAAATCAAGCAGCGCTCGTTGAACCTTGCGCTGGAGATCGATAAACAAATTGCAGGTATTTCACTCGCATTACTCACTCAAAAGTTAGATGATGCATCAGCATTAGCGAGCAACCTTAAGTTCTCTATAACGAATCTTAAGGATGGAGCCTTCACGGATAATGCTGGGAAAAGCCAGATGACACTTACCACCTATATTATGAAATTGAGGGAAGCGGGAGAGTTCGTCGTTAAGAAGCAATGGAGTGAAGCCCAAGATCAGGTAAAACTGCTTCAGCAGCAGTGGTTGACGGTAGAAGGCGACGTCGTTAGCCAATCTCAAAGCGTTTACAATGATACAGAACGTGACTTGGTGCTGTTGGATGGCTACTTGAGCAGTTCGAGTAATAGGGAACAGGCTGCTTCAATCATTGATCGAATGGTTAATGCGCTAGCCCCACTTGCGGATGCTCAATATTCATGGTGGGATGCCGCACTAATTCCACTTCGTGAAGGTTTTGAAGGGCTGCTTGTAATTGGCGCACTGCTGATGTACGCGAAACGAGCAGATTCCAAACCAGCGAGACGTTGGGTAATTGGTGGATCGACTGCGGGTCTATTAACATGTGTAATCGTCGGTACAGTTGTGGTGTTACTTCTTTCTTCCAGTGCGTTCGGTCATAATAATTTACTTATTAATGGTTGGACAGGTGTAGGCGCAAGTATTTTGCTGCTCTATGTCAGTTACTGGCTACATCGTAATTCTGACGCAAAACGCTGGAAACAGCTATTAGCAGAGAAGAGCTCTCGCGCACTTTCCGGAGGTCATATGATCTCTCTTGCTCTTTTATCTTACTTCGCAATCCTTAGGGAAGGGCTCGAGACGGTTATCTTCCTTATCGGGATGGCTAATAAGATGTCAAAGATGGAGCTTACGGCCGGAATAATGACTGGTTTCGGGATCTTAATCATCATTGCCATTGTCATGATTAAAGCAGGATCCAGACTGCCAATTCGTCCTGTTTTCCTTGTTTCTAGTGCAATCGTATTTTACTTGTGCTTCAAGTTCATGGGAGCTGGAATACATAGCTTGCAAATGGCAGGTGTTCTGCCAGCAACGGTTGAAGATCGTTTGCCTGACTTGGCTTCCTTAAGCTTATATCCTTCGTGGTACAGTACCTTGCCACAACTTATTTTTCTTGCGATTGGTTGTACAGCAATTGCATTCTCGCTTGTATCAGCACGGCGTCAAAGCCCCGCTGCTCAATAA